In Lates calcarifer isolate ASB-BC8 linkage group LG21, TLL_Latcal_v3, whole genome shotgun sequence, a single window of DNA contains:
- the LOC108902943 gene encoding sodium/potassium-transporting ATPase subunit beta-3, whose protein sequence is MSSSPQDQNQEPNEEPTQEQNQEQREERKEEAKAEEKEVKNEETKEEQKQEKKEGKKEQKKESKKEEKTESWRDFIYNPRTGEFLGRTASSWGLILLFYLIFYGFLAGMFSLTMWVMLQTLDDNVPRYQDRVANPGLVIRPHASEISFNRSDPTNYNQYIQQLHDLLQQYNDSVQERNDLCLVGEYTEQDNEPIKKVCQFKRSTLRQCSGLPDTSFGYADGKPCIIIKMNRVIGLKPRGDPYINCTAKRDSLLQMQYFPSEGRMDKMFFPYYGNKAHPDYVQPLVAVKLLLTKEDYNVEQTVECKLEGSNLRNDDDRDKFQGRVTFRVKVSE, encoded by the exons ATGTCATCCAGTCCGCAGGACCAGAACCAGGAGCCGAACGAGGAGCCGACACAGGAGCAGAatcaggagcagagagaggagaggaaggaggaggcgAAGGCGGAGGAGAAAGAGGTTAAAAACGAGGAGACGAAAGAGGAGCAGAAGcaggaaaagaaggagggaaaaaaagagcagaagaaggagagcaagaaagaggagaagacgGAATCCTGGAGGGATTTCATCTACAACCCAAGGACCGGAGAGTTCCTGGGCCGGACCGCCAGCAGCTGGG gtctcatcctcctcttctacCTTATCTTTTATGGGTTTTTGGCGGGAATGTTTTCTCTCACCATGTGGGTGATGTTACAGACTCTGGATGATAACGTTCCTCGATATCAAGATCGAGTGGCCAATCCAG GTTTGGTGATTCGTCCTCATGCATCTGAGATCTCATTCAACCGCAGCGACCCAACAAACTATAACCAGTACATCCAACAACTACACGACCTCCTGCAAC AGTATAATGACAGCGTTCAGGAGCGGAACGACTTGTGTCTGGTGGGTGAATACACCGAACAGGACAACGAGCCGATAAAGAAAGTCTGTCAGTTTAAACGTAGTACACTACGTCAGTGCTCAGGTCTGCCCGACACCAGCTTCGGATACGCCGACGGCAAACCCTGCATCATTATTAAGATGAACCGG GTCATTGGATTGAAACCACGAGGAGATCCCTACATCAACTGTACCGCCAAG aGAGACAGTCTGTTACAGATGCAGTATTTCCCATCTGAAGGTCGAAtggacaaaatgtttttcccGTACTACGGAAACAAAGCACAT CCTGATTATGTGCAGCCTCTGGTTGCGGTGAAGCTCCTGTTGACCAAAGAAGACTATAATGTGGAGCAGACGGTGGAGTGTAAACTTGAGGGTTCAAACCTGCGTAATGATGACGATCGTGACAAGTTTCAGGGTCGTGTCACTTTCCGGGTCAAAGTGTCCGAGTAA
- the LOC108902940 gene encoding zinc finger protein 345: MAAVRTFSGQTELIMEAAVEAVVSVIQQRLEQQGTNGEDNEIQLTTVLTVMSREAVRKICSVFRELYMSLEKQTEALRDEVKRLESQLKNQKKTAGEKNQTQTLYKIKPADGPSLSLDINQSAANPAALAMAILNSTKPSPRTRSSPQVPLVIISQPLPAPITGQTSSGSQVVQEAPDQPPGLGLVETEVVSESIQISDGSPDLIQSSSHSTPLPVVNNQPTSELTGVSVSNTPPTREEEPAVDESERKMESEGQRRPGVTEEEQKEEERRRRRELYKEKRFFCELCNKGFHQQHQLRKHVSCHLKPFPCSSCDKGFYKAQTLQQHQLSHRLREAQENDPDKLLCCDQCNRKFRLLRQLRVHQASHRLEKTPLRCRACDRTFTSAGALRYHEVSHAKVKPFMCDVCGKSFTRKKSLREHQTVHTGARPYPCQTCGKSFSTTSNLRVHKRSHSDERPFKCNECDKAFKCRMGLLQHRVVHSGEKPYECQTCGLSFGLKYNFQRHLRLHNGEKPFRCDKCGESFSGTWALKTHMLVHGVEKPFMCDLCGKTFFYNCQLQKHQQLVHGSKEGGQEEGQGRPRASRVKPFSCKVCVKSFSSSTSLRTHERIHADNKEFTCDTCGKSFHLRHLYLYHLRQHSGDRPYTCGICQKGFLLSSQLKQHQLLHTGVKPHRCQQCGKEFRTPQNYHRHRLVHTGEKPYQCTVCSRKFRQSNQLKSHMQIHTGVKLYACECCGQGFSDSRQLKKHRCEDDGSTAESGGKHKKHRDQFTWTQEFTNQ; the protein is encoded by the exons ATGGCGGCGGTGAGAACTTTCTCCGGGCAGACGGAGCTGATCATGGAGGCGGCGGTGGAAGCGGTGGTCTCCGTCATCCAGCAGAGACTCGAACAGCAGGGGACCAACGGCGAGGACAATGAG ATTCAGCTGACCACCGTCCTCACTGTGATGTCTAGAGAAGCTGTTCGTAAAATCTGCAGCGTGTTCAGAGAACTGTACATGAGTTTAGAGAAGCAAACCGAAGCTCTGAGGGACGAAGTGAAACGCCTGGAATCTCAACTGAAGAAccagaaaaaaactgcaggCGAGAAGAACCAGACTCAGACGCTTTATAAGATCAAACCTGCAG ACggaccctctctgtctctggacATCAACCAATCAGCTGCAAACCCTGCAGCTCTTGCCATGGCCATCCTTAACTCCACCAAACCCTCCCCCAGAACCCGCAGCAGTCCTCAGGTTCCTCTGGTCATCATCAGCCAGCCGCTCCCTGCACCAATCACAGGGCAGACCAGTAGTGGCTCCCAGGTGGTGCAGGAAGCACCTGATCAGCCTCCTGGTCTGGGTCTCGTTGAGACTGAAGTGGTCTCAGAGTCAATCCAGATCTCTGATGGATCTCCAGATTTGATCCAGTCCTCGTCACACTCGACACCACTCCCTGTGGTTAACAATCAGCCAACCAGTGAGCTCACAGGTGTGTCAGTCAGTAACACCCCGCCCACACGTGAAGAAGAACCAGCTGTGGAC GAatcagagaggaagatggaatCTGAAGGTCAAAGACGaccag GTGTgactgaggaggagcagaaggaggaggagcggaggaggaggagggagctgtACAAAGAGAAGCGCTTTTTCTGCGAGCTGTGTAACAAAGGTTTCCATCAGCAGCACCAGCTGAGGAAACACGTGTCCTGTCACCTCAAACCGTTTCCCTGCAGCTCCTGTGACAAAGGTTTCTACAAAGCCcagactctgcagcagcaccagctAAGCCACCGTCTGAGGGAGGCGCAGGAGAACGACCCCGACAAGCTGTTGTGCTGCGACCAGTGCAACAGGAAGTTCAGGCTGCTCCGCCAGCTCCGAGTCCACCAGGCGTCCCACCGCCTCGAGAAGACGCCGCTCCGGTGCCGTGCCTGCGACCGCACCTTCACCTCGGCCGGTGCGCTGCGCTACCACGAGGTGTCGCATGCCAAAGTCAAGCCCTTCATGTGCGACGTGTGTGGGAAGAGCTTCACCAGGAAGAAGAGCCTGCGCGAGCACCAGACGGTCCATACCGGCGCCCGGCCGTACCCCTGCCAGACCTGTGGGAAGAGCTTCTCCACCACCAGCAACCTGCGCGTCCACAAGAGGTCGCATTCAGACGAGCGCCCATTCAAGTGCAACGAGTGCGACAAGGCCTTCAAGTGCAGGATGGGTCTGCTGCAGCACCGAGTCGTCCACTCAGGAGAGAAACCCTATGAGTGTCAGACCTGTGGCCTGAGCTTCGGCCTCAAGTACAACTTCCAGAGACACCTGCGTCTTCACAACGGAGAGAAACCCTTCAG gtgtGACAAGTGTGGGGAGTCCTTCTCAGGGACCTGGGCTCTGAAGACCCACATGCTGGTTCATGGTGTGGAGAAACCATTCATGTGTGACCTGTGTGGGAAGACGTTCTTCTACAACTGtcagctgcagaaacaccagCAGCTGGTCCACGGCAGTAAGGAGGGGGGGCAGGAGGAGGGGCAGGGCAGACCCAGGGCCTCCAGGGTGAAGCCCTTCAGCTGTAAAGTCTGTGTGaagagcttcagcagcagcacctcGCTGAGGACGCACGAGAGGATCCACGCCGACAACAAAGAGTTCACCTGCGACACCTGTGGGAAGTCCTTTCACCTGCGACACCTGTACCTGTACCACCTGAGGCAGCACAGCGGCGACCGGCCGTACACCTGTGGCATCTGTCAGAAAGGTTTCCTGCTTTCATCGCAGCTGAAGCAGCACCAGCTGCTGCACACCGGAGTGAAACCTCACCGCTGCCAACAGTGCGGGAAAGAGTTCAGGACGCCACAGAACTACCACCGCCACCGGTTGGTCCACACCGGAGAGAAACCCTACCAGTGCACCGTCTGCAGCAGGAAGTTCAGGCAGTCCAACCAGCTCAAGTCTCACATGCAAATCCACACGGGCGTGAAGCTGTATGCCTGCGAGTGCTGCGGTCAGGGATTCTCCGACTCCCGGCAGCTGAAGAAACATCGCTGTGAAGATGACGGGTCCACCGCCGAGTCCGGAGgcaaacacaagaaacacagagaccAGTTCACCTGGACACAGGAGTTCACAAACCAGTGA
- the rnf168 gene encoding E3 ubiquitin-protein ligase rnf168 isoform X2 yields the protein MSPASDVEVEVSPDRVGRGRRGGLSLDDCRCPVCLEIFIEPVTLPCTHTFCKVCFLESVDKATLCCPMCRKRVSTWARQNSRNQTLVNQQLWTQIQICFPLQCERRLAGQEDQDDPGVSQPGELRQEYEDQVTKLTEEKRVLEEEQRRASEEYIQRLLAEEEQLLQEESRRREEDERLARMLSTQLNSSPVSQDLTPAKKKKEVGSGQIEKFLFPLQSKSRSPESNFMANKENILLSQEEQPPPKLDYYGAPTDRSEPPDLNPDLCQVEDQTLRRDRGSSSTKRKSSELETEEEEIKRGFPSSSSSSSSSSSLGVGVSEWESELVRRRHQEEEDRRLALLLQRELDQEEKQRATDRRKGSADAYQLRQTRGGRGEASSRPPRKTAKTSSSSSSSSSRGSKQTTLTEMFSSLTSSP from the exons atgtcTCCGGCATCAGacgtggaggtggaggtgtccCCAGACAGAGTGGGGAGGGGTAGGAGAGGAGGTCTGAGTCTGGACGACTGTCGCTGTCCGGTCTGTCTGGAGATCTTCATCGAGCCTGTTACACTGCCCTGTACACACACCTTCTGTAag GTCTGCTTCCTGGAGTCAGTGGACAAAGCCACTCTGTGCTGTCCGATGTGCAGGAAGAGAGTTTCCACCTGGGCCCGACAGAACAGCAGGAACCAGACTCTGGTGAACCAGCAGCTGTGGACTCAGATCCAGATCTGCTTCCCTCTGCAGTGTGAGCGTCGCCTGGCGGGTCAGGAGGACCAGGACGACCCGGGAG TGAGTCAACCTGGTGAGCTGAGGCAGGAGTATGAGGACCAGGTCACTAAA ctgACGGAGGAGAAGCGGgtcctggaggaggagcagaggagagccAGTGAGGAGTACATCCAGAGACTGTtggctgaggaggagcagctgctgcaggaggagagcaggaggagggaggaggacgaGAGGCTGGCCAGAATGCTCAGCACCCAGCTG AACTCGTCTCCGGTCTCTCAGGATCTGACTCCggccaagaagaagaaggaggttGGCTCTGGGCAGATTGAGAA gttcctgtttcctcttcagtCTAAATCCAGATCACCAGAGTCCAACTTCATGGCCAACAAG GAGaacatcctcctctctcaggaAGAGCAACCGCCTCCTAAACTGGATTATTATGGAGCTCCAACAGACCGATCAGAACCTCCAGACCTGAACCCAGACCTGTGTCAGGTAGAGGATCAGActctgaggagagacagaggatcTTCATCAACCAAGAGGAAGAGTTCGGAGCtggagactgaggaggaggagatcaaACGAGgctttccctcctcctcctcctcttcctcttcctcttcctctctgggggtgggggtgtcagAGTGGGAGTCAGAGCTGGTGAGGAGGCGGCATCAGGAAGAGGAGGACCGGAGACTAGCTCTGCTCCTGCAGAGGGAGCTGGACCAGGAGGAGAAACAACGAGCCACCGACAGACGCAAAGGATCCGCCGACGCCTACCAGCTCCGCCAGaccagaggagggaggggggaggccTCCAGCAGACCCCCCAGGAAGACTGCaaagacctcctcctcctcctcctcctcctccagcagaggCAGTAAACAGACCACCCTGACTGAGATGTTCTCCAGCCTGACCTCCTCACCTTAG
- the rnf168 gene encoding E3 ubiquitin-protein ligase rnf168 isoform X1, with translation MSPASDVEVEVSPDRVGRGRRGGLSLDDCRCPVCLEIFIEPVTLPCTHTFCKVCFLESVDKATLCCPMCRKRVSTWARQNSRNQTLVNQQLWTQIQICFPLQCERRLAGQEDQDDPGVSVCFPTVSQPGELRQEYEDQVTKLTEEKRVLEEEQRRASEEYIQRLLAEEEQLLQEESRRREEDERLARMLSTQLNSSPVSQDLTPAKKKKEVGSGQIEKFLFPLQSKSRSPESNFMANKENILLSQEEQPPPKLDYYGAPTDRSEPPDLNPDLCQVEDQTLRRDRGSSSTKRKSSELETEEEEIKRGFPSSSSSSSSSSSLGVGVSEWESELVRRRHQEEEDRRLALLLQRELDQEEKQRATDRRKGSADAYQLRQTRGGRGEASSRPPRKTAKTSSSSSSSSSRGSKQTTLTEMFSSLTSSP, from the exons atgtcTCCGGCATCAGacgtggaggtggaggtgtccCCAGACAGAGTGGGGAGGGGTAGGAGAGGAGGTCTGAGTCTGGACGACTGTCGCTGTCCGGTCTGTCTGGAGATCTTCATCGAGCCTGTTACACTGCCCTGTACACACACCTTCTGTAag GTCTGCTTCCTGGAGTCAGTGGACAAAGCCACTCTGTGCTGTCCGATGTGCAGGAAGAGAGTTTCCACCTGGGCCCGACAGAACAGCAGGAACCAGACTCTGGTGAACCAGCAGCTGTGGACTCAGATCCAGATCTGCTTCCCTCTGCAGTGTGAGCGTCGCCTGGCGGGTCAGGAGGACCAGGACGACCCGGGAG tctcGGTGTGTTTTCCCACAGTGAGTCAACCTGGTGAGCTGAGGCAGGAGTATGAGGACCAGGTCACTAAA ctgACGGAGGAGAAGCGGgtcctggaggaggagcagaggagagccAGTGAGGAGTACATCCAGAGACTGTtggctgaggaggagcagctgctgcaggaggagagcaggaggagggaggaggacgaGAGGCTGGCCAGAATGCTCAGCACCCAGCTG AACTCGTCTCCGGTCTCTCAGGATCTGACTCCggccaagaagaagaaggaggttGGCTCTGGGCAGATTGAGAA gttcctgtttcctcttcagtCTAAATCCAGATCACCAGAGTCCAACTTCATGGCCAACAAG GAGaacatcctcctctctcaggaAGAGCAACCGCCTCCTAAACTGGATTATTATGGAGCTCCAACAGACCGATCAGAACCTCCAGACCTGAACCCAGACCTGTGTCAGGTAGAGGATCAGActctgaggagagacagaggatcTTCATCAACCAAGAGGAAGAGTTCGGAGCtggagactgaggaggaggagatcaaACGAGgctttccctcctcctcctcctcttcctcttcctcttcctctctgggggtgggggtgtcagAGTGGGAGTCAGAGCTGGTGAGGAGGCGGCATCAGGAAGAGGAGGACCGGAGACTAGCTCTGCTCCTGCAGAGGGAGCTGGACCAGGAGGAGAAACAACGAGCCACCGACAGACGCAAAGGATCCGCCGACGCCTACCAGCTCCGCCAGaccagaggagggaggggggaggccTCCAGCAGACCCCCCAGGAAGACTGCaaagacctcctcctcctcctcctcctcctccagcagaggCAGTAAACAGACCACCCTGACTGAGATGTTCTCCAGCCTGACCTCCTCACCTTAG
- the LOC108902944 gene encoding transmembrane 4 L6 family member 5, with the protein MCVSRCLQCVGMSLVPMAIVCMLSNILLLLPELKIHFLLEGHVTREATWATGLWGSGFLVLLGARAFVQSSRTRGCCAFRSQMLCQVLYSCVCLLAAGSCCVVSATGLSQGPLCLYNTTSGRTWGVPLQPLPDRHSGYLYNRTLWSGVCVEPRAVVQWNVVLFSVMGGSSGLQTVLCAANILNSLLGLILGQGLCQNKVSPVSV; encoded by the exons atgtgtgtgtccaggtgtttGCAGTGTGTCGGCATGTCTCTGGTTCCCATGGCGATCGTCTGCATGCTGTCCAACATcttgctgctgcttcctgagCTTAAGATCCACTTCCTGTTGGAGGGTCACGTGACCAGAGAGGCCACCTGGGCTACGGGTCTGTGGGGGTCAGGATTCCTG GTTTTACTCGGAGCTCGAGCTTttgttcagagcagcagaaccagaggtTGCTGCGCCTTCAGGAGCCAG ATGTTGTGTCAGGTGCTGtactcctgtgtgtgtctgctggctGCAGGCAGCTGTTGTGTGGTCAGTGCCACCGGTCTCTCTCAGggtcctctctgtctctacaaTACCACCTCTGGCCGGACCTGGGGGGTCCCACTGCAGCCTCTCCCTGACCG TCATTCAGGGTACCTGTACAACCGGACTCTGTGgtctggagtgtgtgtggagcCTCGTGCTGTGGTCCAGTGGAATGTGGTCCTGTTCAGTGTGATGGGGGGGTCCAGTGGTCTGCAAACCGTCCTCTGTGCAGCCAACATCCTGAACTCCCTGCTGGGTCTGATCCTGGGTCAAGGACTGTGTCAGAACAAG gtcAGTCCGGTCTCGGTCTAA